A genomic window from Vigna radiata var. radiata cultivar VC1973A chromosome 2, Vradiata_ver6, whole genome shotgun sequence includes:
- the LOC106776423 gene encoding methylsterol monooxygenase 2-2 yields MASLLESGWQYLITHFSDFQLACLGSFFLHESVFFLSGLPFIWLERAGWMSNYKIQAKNNSPAAQEKCIVRLLLYHFGVNLPVMIFSYPVFSYMGMRSSLPLPSWKTVLTQIIFYFILEDFIFYWGHRILHTKWLYKHVHSVHHEYATPFGLTSEYAHPAEILFLGFATIFGPAITGPHLITLWLWMVLRVLETVEAHCGYHFPWSLSNFLPLYGGADFHDYHHRLLYTKSGNYSSTFTYMDWIFGTDVGYRKLKALKSTQIEDGSELKNN; encoded by the exons ATGGCTTCGCTTCTCGAATCTGGCTGGCAG TACTTGATCACACATTTCAGTGACTTTCAACTGGCGTGTTTGGGAAGTTTCTTTCTACATGAGagtgttttcttcttgtctGGACTTCCCTTTATATGGCTTGAGAGGGCAGGGTGGATGAGCAACTACAAAATTCAG GCAAAAAATAATAGTCCTGCAGCTCAGGAGAAATGCATTGTTCGCCTGTTGCTTTACCATTTTGGTGTCAATCTACCTGTTATGATTTTTTCATATCCCGTTTTCTCATACATGGGCATGCGCAGCAGTCTTCCCCTACCGTCCTG GAAAACAGTTCTAACTCAAATAATCTTTTACTTCATTTTGGAGGACTTTATATTCTACTGGGGACATAGAATATTGCACACAAAATGGCTATACAAGCATGTGCACAGTGTTCATCACGA GTATGCTACACCGTTTGGTCTTACTTCTGAATATGCTCATCCTGCGGAGATACTTTTCCTTGGGTTTGCTACCATTTTTGGTCCTGCCATCACTGGGCCCCACTTGATAACTCTCTGGTTATGGATGGTTCTGAGAGTCCTAGAGACAGTTGAGGCACATTGTGGATACCATTTTCCATGGAGTCTTTCGAATTTCCTTCCGTTGTATGGGGG AGCTGATTTTCACGACTATCATCACCGTTTGCTGTACACGAAGTCTGGAAATTATTCTTCGACTTTCACTTACATGGACTG GATATTTGGAACTGATGTAGGCTACAGAAAGTTGAAAGCATTGAAGAGCACACAAATTGAAGACGGTAGCGAGCTAAAGAacaattag